Proteins from one Homalodisca vitripennis isolate AUS2020 chromosome 3, UT_GWSS_2.1, whole genome shotgun sequence genomic window:
- the LOC124358479 gene encoding piggyBac transposable element-derived protein 4-like, with translation MGICPLPQRQMYWSNNPMYQNSVIKKTMSRDRFDCLLKCLHFQNNEEPATEEPRLWKIKKLLNHLNAKFESLVTPEESLVIDESMVPWRGRLIFKQYLPKKAHKYGVKIYKICTTDGYTLKAKIYAGKSDVTAREAHADKIVMHLMESFLNEGRTLFADNFYNSTRLANTLLEKKTYVCGTLRSDRKGNPKEVTSKKLAKGEVICQESSTGVKVLKWHDKRPVLMITTRPEDVSTLVASKKTTKKGEVVMKPSCVMAYNAAKKGVDFFRSDVLLLHSYQKDSHLVQKSCTGSSPRYLCSECTSTT, from the coding sequence ATGGGCATATGCCCATTGCCTCAAAGACAAATGTACTGGTCAAACAATCCCATGTACCAAAATAGTGTCATCAAGAAAACTATGAGCAGAGACAGATTTGACTGTCTCCTAAAATgcctacatttccaaaataatgaggAACCAGCAACTGAAGAGCCTCGGTTgtggaaaataaagaaactgctcaatcatttaaatgcaaaatttgaaagtcTGGTAACACCTGAAGAGTCACTAGTTATTGACGAGTCTATGGTTCCATGGAGAGGgcgtttgatttttaaacaatatttgccaaaaaagGCTCATAAATatggagtcaaaatttacaagatttgtaCCACTGATGGGtatactttaaaagcaaaaatttacgCTGGTAAGTCAGACGTAACTGCAAGAGAGGCACATGCAGATAAAATTGTCATGCATTTGATGGAATCATTTCTAAATGAGGGTAGAACACTGTTTGCAGATAACTTTTACAACTCCACAAGGTTGGCCAACACTCTGCTTGAGAAGAAAACTTATGTTTGTGGCACCCTTCGAAGTGACCGAAAAGGCAATCCAAAAGAAGTCACTAGCAAAAAATTAGCCAAAGGTGAAGTAATTTGTCAAGAAAGCAGTACAGGAGTAAAAGTACTTAAATGGCATGACAAAAGGCCTGTACTGATGATAACCACTCGCCCTGAAGACGTTTCTACTCTTGTGGCaagcaaaaaaacaacaaagaaaggcGAGGTTGTCATGAAACCATCATGTGTCATGGCGTACAATGCAGCAAAAAAAGGAGTGGACTTTTTCAGATCAGATGTCCTCTTATTACACTCCTATCAGAAAGACTCTCATTTGGTACAAAAAAGTTGCACTGGATCTTCTCCTAGGTACTTGTGTAGTGAATGCACTAGTACTACATAA